The genomic segment agaagggtctatattaatgatgttgcagcctctgggtagaagggtctatattaatgatgttgcagtctctgggtagaagggtctatattaatgatgttgcaggCTCTGtgtagaagggtctatattaatgatgttgcagcctctgggtagaagggtctatattaatgatgttgcagcctctgggtagaagggtctatattaatgatgttgcagcctctgggtagaagggtctatattaatgatattgcagcctctgggtagaagggtctatattaatgatgttgcagtctctgggtagaagggtctatattacTGATGTTGAagcctctgggtagaagggtctatattaatgatattgcagcctctgggtagaagggtctatattaatgatattgcagcctctgggtagaagggtctatattaatgatgttgaagcctctgggtagaagggtctatattaatgataTTGCTGCCTCTGtgtagaagggtctatattaatgatattgctgcctctgggtagaagggtctatattaatgatattgctgcctctgggtagaagggtctatattaatgatattgctgcctctgggtagaagggtctatattaatgatattgctgcctctgggtagaagggtctatattaatgatattgctgcctctgggtagaagggtctatattaatgatattgctgcctctgggtagaagggtctatattaatgatgttgcagcctctgtgtagaagggtctatattaatgatgttgcagcctctgggtagaagggtctatattaatgataTTGCTGCCTCTGtgtagaagggtctatattaatgataTTGCTGCCTCTGtgtagaagggtctatattaatgatattgctgcctctgggtagaagggtctatattaatgatgttgcagcctctgggtagaagggtctatattaatgatgttgctgcctctgggtagaagggtctatattaatgatgttgcagcctctgggtagaagggtctatattaatgatgttgcagcctctgggtagaagggtctatattaatgataTTGCAGCCTCTGtgtagaagggtctatattaatgatgttgcagcctctgggtagaagggtctatattaatgatgttgcagcctctgggtagaagggtctatattaatgatgttgcagcctctgggtagaagggtctatattaatgatattgcagcctctgggtagaagggtctatattaatgatgttgcagcctctgggtagaagggtctatattaatgatattgctgcctctgggtagaagggtctatattaatgataTTGCTGCCTCTGtgtagaagggtctatattaatgatattgctgcctctgggtagaagggtctatattaatgatgttgcagcctctgtgtagaagggtctatattaatgatgttgctgcctctgggtagaagggtaGATATTACAGATGTTGCAGTctctgggtagaagggtctatattaatgatgttgcagcctctgggtagaagggtctatattaatgataTTGCTGCCTCTGtgtagaagggtctatattaatgatattgctgcctctgggtagaagggtctatattaatgatgttgcagcctctgggtagaagggtctatattaatgatgttgcagcctctgggtagaagggtctatattaatgatgttgcagcctctgggtagaagggtctatattaatgatgttgcagcctctgggtagaagggtctatattaatgatgttgcagcctctgggtagaagggtctatattaatgatgttgcagtctctgggtagaagggtctatattaatgatgttgcagcctctgggtagaagggtctatattaatgatgttgcagcctctgggtagaagggtatatattaatgatgttgcagtcTCTGGGTAGAAGGGTAGATATTACTGATGTTGcagcctctgggtagaagggtaGATATTACTGATGTTGCAGTCTCTGGGTAGAAGGGTAGATATTACAGATGTTGcagcctctgggtagaagggtatatattaatgatgttgcagtcTCTGGGTAGAAGGGTAGATATTACTGATGTTGCAGTCTCTGGGTAGAAGGGTAGATATTACTGATGTTGcagcctctgggtagaagggtaGATATTACAGATGTTGCAGCCTCTGGGTAGAAGTgtctatattaatgatgttgcagtcTCTGGGTAGAAGGGTAGATATTACTGATGTTGcagcctctgggtagaagggtaGATATTACAGATGTTGCAGTctctgggtagaagggtctatattaatgatgttgcagtcTCTGGGTAGAAGGGTAGATATTACATATGTTGcagcctctgggtagaagggtctatattaatgatgttgcagcctctgggtagaagggtaGATATTACTGATGTTGCAGCCTCTGGGTAGAAGTGTTGATATTACTGATGTTGcagcctctgggtagaagggtctatattaatgatgttgcagcctctgggtagaagggtaGATATTACTGATGTTGCAGCCTCTGGGTAGAAGTGTTGATATtacaaacacgactccaacaccatcattaagtttgctgacgacaacagtggtaggcctgattaccaacaacagtgagacagcctataaggaggtcagagacctggcagtgtggtgccaggacaacaacccctccctcaaTGTGGGCAAGACAaagaagctgatcgtggactacaggaaaaggcaggccaaacaggcccccattaacattaaCTGGTTGAAATGGAGCGAGTCGAGAGTGTCAAGttacttggtgtccacatcaccaacgagctatcatggtccaaacacaccaaaacagttgtgaagagggcatgacaacaccttttccccctcaggagactgaaaagatttggcatgggtccccagatactcaaaaagttctacagctgcaccatcgagagcatcctgaccggttgcgtcaccgcctggtatggtaactgctcggcatctgatcgtaaggcgctacagagggtagtgcatacggcccagtccatcactggggccaagcttcctgccatcctgggcctatatactaggcagtgtcagaggaaagcaccAAAAatgcacagcaagcagtaccggagcgccaagtctagcaCCAAAAGCCTCattaatagcttctacccccaagctgtaagactgctgaacaattaatcaaatggccacacgGACTATTTATATTGTCACAACCCCCCcggtgtttattatctatgcatagtcactttaaaacgGTGGCAACTTGTGGAATAAACACCggctggaatgtggttttaaccaatcagcattcaggattagacccacccattgtataatgTACTATATTCTATCCATAATATTACAGTATGCCATGTTGCTGTTTTATTTGATGTTTAATTAGCTTGTTCTCTATTTATGATCTGTTCATAATTTCTATCAATGTTTTGGGCACTACATAATGCTTCCCAAATCCTGCATATGAAAATGTAATACTGTATTTCTCTTCAATATGtgaaataaattgacattttattGTAAACCTGAAAGGAATTTTCATTTCATTCAATACTATAGTtccatatggtgtgtgtgtgtgtacctttgcACTCTCTGACAATGCTGCGGGCCTGTTCTGGGAGTCTCTGGGGTTTCCCGTTGACATACAGGGCGAGGATCTCCAAGGCCTGATCCTCCTCCAGTCCACTCTCCACTGCCACCTCAGACTTAgaacctgaacacacacacacctacacgcatgagtgcgcacacacacacacacacacatatgcaggtGCAGGTGCATTGAGTGTGATGTTTGAAAAGTGTTCTATAAATTAAGTCATCCTTttcagtagtactgtagtaatgttaGTATTAATATCAGTGCTATTACTCatatgaatatgtggacacctataaatacctaggtgtctggctagactgcaaaactctccttccagacccatataaaacatctccaatcgaaaatcaaatcaagaatcggctttctattccgcaacaaagcctccttcactcacgctgccaagcttaccctagtaaaactgactatcctaccgatcctcgacttcggcgacgtcatatACAAAATttcttccaacactcttctcagcaaactggatgcagtttatcacagtgccatctgttttgtcactaaagcaccttatactacccaccactgcgacttgtatgctctagtcggctggccctcgctacatattcgtcgccagacccactggctccaggtcatctacaaggccatgctaggcaaagctcagccttatctcagctcactggtcacgatggcaacacccatccgtagcacgcgctccagcaggtgtatctcattgatcatccctaaagccaacacctcattcggccgcctcgCTGCtcgctgagcagctaaccgatcgctgcagctgtacataatctattggtaaatagcccacccattttcacctacctcatccccacagtttttatttatttacttttctgctcttttgcacaccaatatctctctacctgtacatgatcatctgatcatttatcactccagtgttaatctgcaatattgtaattattcgcctacctcctcatgccttttgcacacattgtatatagactccccttttttctctgttattgacttgttaattgtttactccatgtgtaactctgtgttgtctgttcacactgctatgctttatcttggccaggtcgcagttgcaaatgagaacctgttctcaactagcctacctggttaaataaaggtgaaataaatcaaattttaAAAAAATACACACCGCTGACACAGTCGGCTAGGCTTCTGTCTCGGGTGGTGAGCAGTACTCGACACTGGATGTCAAAGGCCTTGAGCACCGAGCTGTCCCAGATGTCATCCAGTATCAGCAAcgacctgcacacacacacacatctaattaAATTGACAGGAATTGGAATGGAATTAATAGCATACAATAATTCACTCCAGAGCTTTAACTTCTGAGGTCCAACTGAACGTTCTACTAATCATTAACAGCCACCATTTAGAAGAAATGGACCAAGTTGAAAAGTTGGCTACCAGTCCACATCAACCCTGGGGGACTGACCTGGGGTAACGACGGAGCATGAGGAAGCGTAGTCGCTCCTTGGCCTCTTCCAGAGAGCCAGGAGGTCGGTGGAGGGAGGACGAGGGGTCTTTCTCCTGGCTCTGCTGCTCCAGACGGAAACACAGTGACTGGATCCTAACCAGCAGATCAGACCGGTCCAGCTGGCCTATGGACAGCCAGTGGACTCCTCCCGGAAAACACTCTGGGGTCAGGaggaccagtgtgtgtgagtgtgtgtgtgcgtgtgtgtcaggtcagagagagagagaaagacagggagagagacacagatggaAAGAGAGTACAGTCAGGAGACCAATGTGATAAACAGAGAAAAatatggtcagagagagagaaagatggtgagacagacacagacagacagacaatgtgataaagagagaaaacagaaagtgaatgcagacaaagagaaaacagagagaaagtgaatgcagacagagagaaaaagaaactCCTCTACATGTGTTAACCCCTCTCCTGAAATGCATCTTGGGTCAGTTTGATATTTTACCCATTATTGGGCTTGGTTAAGATTGGGggaggaagctgatcctagatctgtacctagggaaaACTTCACCCCGGAGCCACCTACCTGTGATGAGTGCGTGGTCTCGGACTGCCTCCGCAGCCAAGACAGACTTGCCGGAGCCAGCCATGCCGAACACAGTGACCCAGCCGGGCTCCTTCTGCAAGCGGTAGAGCTTCTCCCTGACCCGGTTCATCAGGGCTGGCCGGCTCACAAACACCACGGGTCTCTGGGGCACACCGCCCTCACTCAGCACCGCCTGGACTGGAACAGGGTAATACAGCAAAGACGGCATTATATATAAATGCAGTATGTTGCCAATGGAATAAACAGAGGGGTCAaacaaggcagagagacagaggtgagcCAACAGaagcacacatacagttgaagacagaagtttatatacactcaggttgtagtcattaaaacttgtttttcaaccactccacaaatttcttgttaacaaactatagttttggcaagtcagttaggacatctacattgtgcatgacacaagtaattgttccaacaattgtttacacttataattcactgtatcacaattccagtgggtcagaagtttacatacagtaagttgactgtgcctttaaacagcttggacaattccagaaaatgatgtcatggctttagaagcttctgataggctaattgacatactttgagtcaattggaggtgtacctgtggatggatttcaaggcctactttcaaactcggtgcctctttgcttgacatcatggaaaaatcaaaagaaatcagccaagacctcagaattatttttttgtagacctccacaagtctggttcatctttgggagcaatttccaaacacctaaaggtaacacgttcatctgtacaaacaataggacgcaagtataaacaccatgggaccacgcagccgtcataccgttcaggaaggagacacgttctgtctcgtagagatgaacgtactttggtgcgaaaagtgcaaatcaatcccagaacaacagcaaaggaccttgtaaagatgctcgaggaaaaaggtacaaaagtatctataccaacagtaaaacgagtcctatatcgacataacctgaaaggccgctcagcaaggaagaagccactgctccaaaacagccagactacggtttgcaactacacatgggcacaaagatagtactttttggagaaatgtcctctggtctgatgaaacaaaaatctaactttttggccataatgaccatcgttatgtttggaggaaaaatgggaggcttgcaagccgaagaacaccttcccaactatgaagcacgtgggtggcagcatcatgttgtgggggtgctttgctgcaggagggactggtgcacttcacaaaatagatggcatcataaggcaGGAAACTTatggggatatattgaagcaacatctcaagacatcagtcaggaagttggagcttggtcacaaatgggtcttccaaatggacaatgaccccaagcatactttcaaagttatggcaaaatggcttaaggacaacaaccccacctctttaaggaatacctaggataggataagtaatccttctcaccccccctaaagatttagatgcactattgtaaagtggctgttccactggatgtcataaggtgaatgcacccatttgtaagtcgctctggataagagcgtctgctaaatgacttaaatgtaatgtaaatgtaacaaagtcaaggtattggagtggccatcgcaaagcactgacctcaatcgtatagaaaatttgtgggcagaactgaaaaagcatgtgcgagcaaggaggcctacacaaacctgactcagttacaccagctctgtcaggaggaatgggccaaaattcacccaacttattgtgggaagcttgtggaaggctacccaaaatgtttgaccaaagttcaacaatttaaaggcaatgctaccaaatactaatttagtgtatgtaaacttttgacccactgggaatgtgatgaaagaaataaaagctgaaataaaataattctctctactcttattctgacatttcacattcttaaaataaagtggtgatcctaactgacctatgattaaatgtcaggagttgtgaaaaactgagtttaaatgtatttggctaaagtgtatgtaaacctccgacttcaactgtacatatacatAGAGCTCCCCTGtaaagtggggagaacaagtatttgatacatgtagacctctacatgctttgtaagtaggaaaacctgcaaaatcatcagtgtatcaaatactttttctccccactgtatattatttCCCTGTATCAGAAAAGGAGGGCTCATCTCAGACTGCCCTAGTCTCCTGGTATTCTCCATTCTCCACCCTTTGGGGCAGCTCACCATAGTGGGTGCCACCATCTGAGAAGCTCTTCTCAGCCTCAGGGGAGACCAGGGGCAGGCTGTTGTGGAGCAGGCTGGCCAGGTCTCCGTAGCTCTCGCGGACCAGGGCATTGTAGAAGGAGATGTAGGCCTGGTTATCCTTCCTCAGGAGCAGCTCCAGCAGGGCCGCCGCCTGCTCTTTCCTGGTGGGCTGATCAATGGAGAGAGACCATGTGCATTTTGAATCCACTTTATTGCATTTCTTACACCGATGCAGTTCTTTCAGATGTCCGTAGTGTTAAGTGTTTAAAAGGCCCTGCAATCTCTCTGACTTGACCTCTTtatccccccttcctctctttcttcctccctctctcttatgAGGGTGTTTGTTTGGAATCAGGCACCCAACCACTTATACGTTTTCCCAGCACAGTGCCCTCGGttggctcagtagtgtgaaagTTTGTTTGGAATCTGGCCTACAACAAACACTTTTATACACTTAATCATCACTACACACTTACCAGTATGGACATAGGAAAGTGTATGAAAAGCGTGCTACTGTACTTCCTCACCCCACCTTGCTCCTGATCCTGTCCTCCTCGTCCCCAGTCAGCACACCGTCACTGATCATGTGATCCATCAGGTAGGAAGC from the Oncorhynchus keta strain PuntledgeMale-10-30-2019 chromosome 33, Oket_V2, whole genome shotgun sequence genome contains:
- the LOC118380838 gene encoding apoptotic protease-activating factor 1-like isoform X5, with product MAMMEEGARSCLLQSRSSLEQDIRASYLMDHMISDGVLTGDEEDRIRSKPTRKEQAAALLELLLRKDNQAYISFYNALVRESYGDLASLLHNSLPLVSPEAEKSFSDGGTHYVQAVLSEGGVPQRPVVFVSRPALMNRVREKLYRLQKEPGWVTVFGMAGSGKSVLAAEAVRDHALITECFPGGVHWLSIGQLDRSDLLVRIQSLCFRLEQQSQEKDPSSSLHRPPGSLEEAKERLRFLMLRRYPRSLLILDDIWDSSVLKAFDIQCRVLLTTRDRSLADCVSGSKSEVAVESGLEEDQALEILALYVNGKPQRLPEQARSIVRECKEAATSLI
- the LOC118380838 gene encoding apoptotic protease-activating factor 1-like isoform X4, producing MAMMEEGARSCLLQSRSSLEQDIRASYLMDHMISDGVLTGDEEDRIRSKPTRKEQAAALLELLLRKDNQAYISFYNALVRESYGDLASLLHNSLPLVSPEAEKSFSDGGTHYVQAVLSEGGVPQRPVVFVSRPALMNRVREKLYRLQKEPGWVTVFGMAGSGKSVLAAEAVRDHALITECFPGGVHWLSIGQLDRSDLLVRIQSLCFRLEQQSQEKDPSSSLHRPPGSLEEAKERLRFLMLRRYPRSLLILDDIWDSSVLKAFDIQCRVLLTTRDRSLADCVSGSKSEVAVESGLEEDQALEILALYVNGKPQRLPEQARSIVRECKGSPLVVSLIGALLREFPDRWAYYLHTLQQKKFKRIRKSSSYDYDALDQAMDASIQVLSEEHRELYIDLTVLEKDVKVPAKVLSVLWDLEPEEVEDVLQDFVNKSLLFRDCHHRPYLYYLHDLQLDFLAEMNRSGLESLHTKVVRQYQQRYSQGPPTSGDEECLYWFRFLTYHMAKANLTQELGSLMFSLDWVRTKAQIMGPAHLINDYVEYSNILDKERVAGPLPGVPVSERPPVGAASVP